TCAACATCATGTCGGGGGGTGCTCGATGAAATCTACTTTAAAGAAACTGCCAATCTCCTATGGTAGCGGTTTCCCAACGCTCTTGCGAAAAGAAATCAAACGTTTTTATAAAGTGGCGTTTCAGACGGTTGCTGCCCCAGTGCTTACCGCTGTTTTGTATTTAATGATTTTTGGACATGTGTTGGAGGGTAAAGAGGTCTACGGTCGTCTGAATTACACGGCCTTCCTCATTCCGGGCTTAGTCATGATGAGCGTATTGCAGAACGCATTTGCTAATACCTCATCATCCCTTATTCAGTCGAAGGTGACTGGTAATCTCGTCTTTGTTTTGCTGGCCCCATTTAGCCACTTGGAGTTTTATGCCGCTTATGTCTTGGCTGCGGTATTTCGTGGAATTGTCGTTGGCTCAGGCGTATTACTAATTACTGCTTGGTTCGCAATGCCATCCTTTGAATATCCTCTATGGATCATGGCATTCGCTCTATTGGGCGCTGCAATTTTGGGAAGTATGGGTTTAATTGCGGGCATCTGGGCCGATAAGTATGATCAATTAGCCGCATTTCAGAATTTCATCATCATGCCGGCAACGATGTTGTCAGGCGTGTTTTATTCCATTCACTCGTTGCCGGCAGCATGGCAAGTGGTATCCCACTTCAATCCATTCTTCTACATGATCGATGGTTTCCGTTACGGCTTCTTTGGAGTGTCAGATATATCCCCTTGGAATAGTCTAGCGATCGTGGCGTGCTTCTTTGTTGTGGTCTCTGCTATTGCTTTGCGTTTACTGAAAAAAGGCTACAAGCTCAGAAACTAGTTATTGCCCTTTACCTAAACACGAATTAAACAGTTGTTAAGAAATTAGAAATCAGGAGATTGTGATGTTGCCAACCCCAGAGCAAATTGAAGGCTATATTCAGCAAGGCCTTGCATGCGCCCATGTCAAAGTTGAAGGTGATGGCCAGCATTTCTTTGCGACGATTGTGAGTCCAGAGTTTGAAGGCAAGCGTTTGATTCAGCGTCATCAATTGGTATATGGCGCCATGGGCGATCGCATGAAGGCAGAGGTTCATGCTTTATCAATCAAAGCATTCACCCCCGAAGAGTTTGCACAAAATACCCCAACATAAAATACGACATTAGCTTTTACTGGAATAGATTCATGGATAAATTACGAATGGTTGGCGGCACTCCCCTTAAGGGTGAGGTAGCAATTGCTGGCGCAAAGAACGCAGCGTTGCCAATTTTGTGTGCTTGTTTGCTCACTGATCAGCCTATCACTTTGCGTAATGTCCCTGACTTACAAGATGTGCGGACCATGCTCAAGCTCTTGCAAGAAATTGGCGTGACTGTCACTTTTCCAGATTCGAATGATCGCAATCACGTGGTACTCAATGCAGCCAATATTAAGAGCTCTGAAGCTACTTATGAGATGGTGAAAACCATGCGTGCCTCTATTTTGGTTCTGGGCCCATTGCTCGCCAGAATGCATAGCGCTAAGGTTTCCTTGCCGGGCGGCTGCGCTATTGGTGCGCGTCCAGTCGATCAGCACATCAAGGGTTTAAAAGCCATGGGTGCCACCATCAAGATTAAGAGTGGTTATATTCAGGCGGAAACTAAATCTGCTACGGGTCGTCTGCAAGGCGCTTCCATCTTGACTGACATGATCACTGTAACAGGTACAGAGAATCTATTGATGGCCGCCACTTTGGCATCCGGTACAACCATTTTGGAGAATGCTGCGCGCGAGCCTGAAGTGGGAGACCTAGCAGAGTTGCTCGTCAAAATGGGCGCCAAGATTACCGGTATTGGTAGTGATCGCCTAGTCATTGAGGGTGTTGAAAAGCTCCACAGTGCAGAACATGCTGTGATTGCCGACCGGATTGAAGCTGGTACATTCTTGTGCGCAGTTGCTGCTGCTGGCGGTGAGGTGCTGGTCAAGCACTGTCGCCCAGATACCTTGGATGCGGTGATCGTCAAACTCAAAGAAGCTGGCTTGGAAATGGAAGTCGGTCCTGATTGGATTAGGGCTTCCATGAAAGGGCGTCCTAAGGCGGTTAGCTTCCGCACTTCTGAATACCCAGCCTTTCCGACGGATATGCAGGCGCAGCTGATGGCAGTCAATGCCATAGCCCAGGGGAACGCCACGATTACCGAAACCATCTTTGAAAACCGCTTTATGCACGTTCAAGAGATGAACCGCCTCGGTGCTGATATTGCGATTGAGGGTAATACCGCAATTGCACAGGGCGTGGAAAAGCTTTCTGGGGCCATTGTGATGGCTACTGATTTGCGAGCCTCCGCCAGTCTAGTGATCGCTGGATTGGCTGCCCAAGGCGAAACCCAGGTAGACCGGATTTATCACTTAGATCGTGGATATGACCGCATGGAGCAAAAGTTGACCCTCTTGGGGGCCAACATTCAGCGCATCAAGTAAGCCTGATAGATAATTAGTCTATGAAGTTAACTCTAGCCCTCTCGAAGGGGCGCATCTTCGAAGAAACTGCCGAGATCTTATCTAAGATCGGCATTCGTCCGCTTGAAGATCCAGAAAAGTCACGCAAACTCATTATTGAGACCTCCAATCCTGATGTCCGCCTGATTATTGTGCGTGCTTCAGATGTGCCGACCTATGTTCAGTTTGGTGGAGCCGATTTTGGAGTTGCTGGCCTGGATGTCTTAATGGAAAACGGTACCGATGGTCTATATGTTCCTTTTGATTTGAACATCGCTAAATGTCGTATGTCAGTTGCTGTGAGAGAAGGTTTTGATTACGCGGCTGCAGTAAAGCAAGGATCGCGTTTGAAGGTCGCAACAAAGTACGTCAATTGTGCACGCGAGCACTTTGCCAATAAAGGCGTTCACATCGATACGATTCATTTATACGGCTCAATGGAGTTAGCTCCATTGGTTGGCCTAGCAGATGCCATTGTCGATCTGGTGTCTACAGGCAATACTTTGCGTGCAAATGGTTTGGTTGAAGTTGAGCCAATCGCCGATATCAGCGCACGTTTAGTTGTTAATCAAGCATCTTATAAACGTAAGCGCACACAATTACAGCCATTCTTTGAGTTATTGAAGTAAAGAAAAAATCCATATGTCAGCAGAAGTCATGGTCAAGCGCCTTAATAGCAAAGATGCTGGGTTCAAAGAAGCCCTGCTCTCCAGCCTTTCTTTGCCTATGGCGGATGATGAGGCGATTGATGCTGCAGTAGTAAATATTCTGGCGCAAGTGAAGGGTGAGGGTGATGCTGCTGTGCTCTCCTTTACAAAGCAGTTTGATCGTCTCAATATTTCAAGTGTTACTGAGTTAGAAATTTCTCCAGAAGAATTAAAAACAGCTTACGAAGGTTTATCTGCTGAACAAAAAAATGCTCTTGATATCGCTGCGCAAAGAGTGCGTGCTTATCACGAGAGGCAGAAGATTGAAGCGGGTTGCCACTCTTGGGAATACGAAGAGGATGATGGCACCCGATTAGGTCAAAAAGTAACAGCCTTAGATCGTGTGGGTATTTATGTTCCTGGCGGCAAGGCTGCTTATCCATCTTCTGTGTTGATGAATGCAATTCCTGCCAAGGTTGCTGGTGTGAAAGAAGTCATCATGGTGGTACCCACCCCTGATGGCGCTCGCAATACCTTGGTCTTGGCTGCTGCTTACTTATCTGGTGTTGATCGCGTCTTTACGATTGGTGGTGCACAAGCAGTTGGCGCCTTAGCTTATGGCACGCAAACTATTCCACCGGTAGACAAAATTGTTGGCCCTGGCAATGCCTATGTTGCAGCCGCCAAGCGTAGAGTCTTTGGTACTGTTGGCATTGATATGATCGCCGGCCCTTCAGAAATTTTGGTCCTCTGTGACGGCTCTAGCAATCCCGATTGGATCGCGATGGATTTATTTTCTCAAGCTGAGCATGATGAGTTAGCGCAATCTATTTTGCTTTGTCCAGATGAGAAATTTATTGAGCAAGTGCAAGTAAGCATTAATAAGTTATTACCTGACATGCCAAGAAAGAAAGTGATTG
The window above is part of the beta proteobacterium CB genome. Proteins encoded here:
- a CDS encoding ABC-2 type transporter — its product is MKSTLKKLPISYGSGFPTLLRKEIKRFYKVAFQTVAAPVLTAVLYLMIFGHVLEGKEVYGRLNYTAFLIPGLVMMSVLQNAFANTSSSLIQSKVTGNLVFVLLAPFSHLEFYAAYVLAAVFRGIVVGSGVLLITAWFAMPSFEYPLWIMAFALLGAAILGSMGLIAGIWADKYDQLAAFQNFIIMPATMLSGVFYSIHSLPAAWQVVSHFNPFFYMIDGFRYGFFGVSDISPWNSLAIVACFFVVVSAIALRLLKKGYKLRN
- a CDS encoding BolA family protein, whose product is MLPTPEQIEGYIQQGLACAHVKVEGDGQHFFATIVSPEFEGKRLIQRHQLVYGAMGDRMKAEVHALSIKAFTPEEFAQNTPT
- a CDS encoding UDP-N-acetylglucosamine 1-carboxyvinyltransferase, which codes for MVGGTPLKGEVAIAGAKNAALPILCACLLTDQPITLRNVPDLQDVRTMLKLLQEIGVTVTFPDSNDRNHVVLNAANIKSSEATYEMVKTMRASILVLGPLLARMHSAKVSLPGGCAIGARPVDQHIKGLKAMGATIKIKSGYIQAETKSATGRLQGASILTDMITVTGTENLLMAATLASGTTILENAAREPEVGDLAELLVKMGAKITGIGSDRLVIEGVEKLHSAEHAVIADRIEAGTFLCAVAAAGGEVLVKHCRPDTLDAVIVKLKEAGLEMEVGPDWIRASMKGRPKAVSFRTSEYPAFPTDMQAQLMAVNAIAQGNATITETIFENRFMHVQEMNRLGADIAIEGNTAIAQGVEKLSGAIVMATDLRASASLVIAGLAAQGETQVDRIYHLDRGYDRMEQKLTLLGANIQRIK
- the hisG gene encoding ATP phosphoribosyltransferase catalytic subunit, encoding MKLTLALSKGRIFEETAEILSKIGIRPLEDPEKSRKLIIETSNPDVRLIIVRASDVPTYVQFGGADFGVAGLDVLMENGTDGLYVPFDLNIAKCRMSVAVREGFDYAAAVKQGSRLKVATKYVNCAREHFANKGVHIDTIHLYGSMELAPLVGLADAIVDLVSTGNTLRANGLVEVEPIADISARLVVNQASYKRKRTQLQPFFELLK
- a CDS encoding Histidinol dehydrogenase; translation: MSAEVMVKRLNSKDAGFKEALLSSLSLPMADDEAIDAAVVNILAQVKGEGDAAVLSFTKQFDRLNISSVTELEISPEELKTAYEGLSAEQKNALDIAAQRVRAYHERQKIEAGCHSWEYEEDDGTRLGQKVTALDRVGIYVPGGKAAYPSSVLMNAIPAKVAGVKEVIMVVPTPDGARNTLVLAAAYLSGVDRVFTIGGAQAVGALAYGTQTIPPVDKIVGPGNAYVAAAKRRVFGTVGIDMIAGPSEILVLCDGSSNPDWIAMDLFSQAEHDELAQSILLCPDEKFIEQVQVSINKLLPDMPRKKVIETSLTNRALLIQVKDMGEACEIANAIAAEHLEICATEPRKWAELIRHAGAIFMGNYTSESLGDYCAGPNHVLPTARTARFSSPLGVYDFIKRSSMIEVSEAGAQTLGAVASTLAHGEGLTAHARAAEMRLKK